The DNA region AAGAAGTTTGAGGACTTCAAGAGCATCATTACCGAATCGCAGAAACATCCCAGACAGGATTACTTCATCCTCAAGGCCATCATCGTCAACAACCTCTTCGGCGTGGACATCATGGAAGAGGCAGTCGAAATCTGCAAGTTGCGGCTCTTTCTGAAGCTAGTGGCTCAGGTCGAATCGCAAGATCGAATTGAACCGCTGCCCGACATTGACTTCAACATCCGAGCCGGTAATACGTTGATCGGTTATACGCACTATGAGGACGTAGAGAAGGCGGTGGAAGCCAAACTCGATTTCGGTTCTGCTCTGGCTCGGATTCAGGATCGAGCACTCGTACTAGACTCTGCGGTAGACGTATTCCGCAAGCAACAAACTCAACTTGACGGCACCGTAACTGCAGAGGACAAGATGGAACTGCGGGGTAGGTTCTCCGACTTGGAGAATGAACTCAACGACTACCTCTCAGGAGAATACGACGTAAAGAAGACCGGAATGAAGAAATGGAAAGAGACGCATAAGCCCTTCCATTGGTTCTGCGACTTCCATAGGATCATGTCCGCTGGCGGTTTCGACGTCATTATTGGCAACCCACCATGGAAAGAATATGCAGCGATAAGGCAGCAGTATCGCCTGTTTGGGTATGTGACAGAGCCGTGCGGTAATCTCCACGGCATGACCACTGAACGGGCAATCAATCTCGTTCGGGAGGGCGGGCGCGTAAGCTTCATTGTCCAATTACCCCTAACCAGTTCTTCTCGAATGAACACAGTGCGTTCTCTACTCCGAACATCGTCCTCGTATATCTCGGTCATTCCATTCGATGATCGGCCTGGGAAGCTATTTGACGGCTTACAGCATTGCAGGAGTGTTGTGTTCACTTGCCGAAAGGATGACCGGAGTCCGAAGTTCGAGGTCGTGTCTCGATATCAACGTTGGCCTTCAGAGGCAAGATCGACTCTGTTTTCCACTCTCAGCTTCTCATTAGGCAACGTTGAGGATTCAATAACCCGCCACTTTGCCAAGCTCGGATCACCGCAGGCGCGAAACGTCATCGAGAAATTGCAATCAGATACGAATGGCTCATTTGGCCTGTCGCTGTCCTCTCAGAAAACGTCCGACTTCATTTTTTATCAAGAAGCGACACAGTATTGGATCAAAGCCACTGTCGGACTTCCTTTCTATTCCAAGAACGGTCAAACCGGCGCACCGGCGCACGGTCGCTACCTATCTTTCCGCGATTCTGACGCTGCACATGCCGCGAATGCCATCCTGAACAGTAGCCTCTTCTACTTGTACTTTATTGTCTTCGGCGACTGTTTCCACCTGAGCGATACCCTCGTCTCTAATTTCCCGACGCCTCCATCCGCCCTAACTGATCCTCGCTTGGTAGCTCTTAACAAGAAACTCCTAGAGGACTTGAATCGAAATGCAACGACCAAGACCATCACTACGAAGGATGATGATTCAATTTCGTATGCTGAGTTCTCAACGGGTCCGTCAAAGCCCATCATCGACCAAATAGATCGCGTGATGGCGGCACACTATGGTCTGACTGGCGATGAATTGGACTTCATCATCAACTACGACTTCAAATTCCGTCTGGGTGCCGATGTAGATGAGGCCTAAAAGTGACCCTCGCAGAGCAAGTAATAGTCGTCCAACCTGAACGTCCTGCCTTTCCACCGTCGTTGACGACGATGAAAGACTTGGACGCAAATGTTCATGTTTGGGCTGCGGGTTCAATCGATGTGCTAAGCCGCTCCAAGACTGGTTTTTTCTGCTCGTCCCAATGCCCAGGCTCAATCGTTCTCAAGACCTTCGATGCCATCACCAGAATGCGAGACGAAGGCCAGGTACTCATCGGCGGCTTTCACTCCGTCATGGAATGGGAGTGCTTGCGAATCCTGCTCCGTGGACGCCAGCCGATCATCTGGGTTCCGGCGCGGACTATCGTCGGAATGCGCTTGAAACCAGAACTTCAGCCCGCCTTCAAAGAAGGCCGGCTGCTCATTCTCTCGCCATTCCCACCCACACAGAACAGAATCACGTTGGCGCTCGCCCAACAGCGCAATCGCTTTGTTGGCGATCTTGCAAATACGATATTCGTTCCCCACGCAGCACCGGGGAGCCGTACCCTTAACTATTGCACCGAACTCTCTTCGGCAGGCAAGAAGATCGTAACGATTGACGATTCTCACAACGAAGCGCTCTTGCGTCTCTCCGATGTCGAGCGACTTTCGTAAGCAAAACGCTACGAAGTTTCCCCCGGTGGTGTCTCATCGACCGCTTCACGGACCAATTTAATGTGTGAAGAAAAGAGGGGATGCTGTTGCATCCTCTCCCACACCGGGGAGATAGCTATACCCAAAGGCAGACCGGCAATCGCCGGTGTAGCGACCGGAAAGCAAGCGACGCGCAAAGCAACATACGACATCTTCTCCGATATCCAGTGCTGAAGAGGATTCGCGACCAGACGGCCATTGAGGTATCCCGCAACGGCCTCTTTCTCGGGTGAATTCATGAAGCCTGTCTGCCATCGTTTGAGGCTTTCCAGTTTCTCGTTCGGATCGCCCTTAGATACCGCATAGAGGGCCAACGGAATATCCATGAAGAAGTAGACGTGCTTCATTCCAAAATCGAGCCGACGAAGAAGTTCTGAGTCAAACGTGATTCGGGGAGCGACCAGCGCCAGCGACCGATGGAAAAAGCTACGCACCTGCGAACCGCCATCGGCGAAGTTGTCGAACTGGACTTGCAGCCAACCACTGTCGCCCGTCAATGCAAAGAGTGTCGAACCAATCAAAGGCGGTCTGACGTACCCCCAGGTGGAATCTCGCGTGTGGAGTCGCGGAGCCATCCACGCAGACATCTCCCCCTGCAACGAGGTCGGGAAGGCATCTGGCAGGAAGACGGCGACCCAGTTCAGGAAGAAGCCGCGCAGATCTTGTCGTTCGGGGACAGGAGCAATATCCATGTCTTCGAGAAACGACTGCCACTCTTCTTCACAGATTGCCGCGACGCGGTTCGAATCGATCGATAGGGTCAACCCAAATGGATGCAAATTGGTACCTCTTCCTCTGTGAGGCTAGTGTAGTGGCGGCTTGCAAAAGTGTATTTACAGATCGCGTCTATTGCGCTCTTGGCTTGAAATCCAAGACGCGTCCACGCCGCTTGGGTGCTTCCACGCCCAGCAGTTCGGCAACAGTGTGGAGGGGGATGCCCGTTTCACCCGACAACTTGGCTAAATCTATCGGATTCCCGTATCGAAGTTCGGCCATTTTCCTCATAAGGCGCGGCTTTGGCTGAGGGATGTTCTCGTCACCCGGCTCAAGTTGCGTCCAGCCGCTAGTGCGTACTTGTTGGTTCAGATAGCGATACTGGTTTGGCGTAATCAACTTGAGATCGCTGGCCCGACGTATCAACATTTGCAACGACACGTTCCATCTTGGCTTGAGCGTCGCAAGATTGGTAAGGGTTATCGGGCCTCTCATCTCTTCGAGCATGGCTTCCTTTGGGAGGAGCAGCTCCTGAGCAAAAGCCCTCGCTTGATTGTCAGCTTCCACAACAGACACGGTTAGAGGAGAGTGCAAGACGAGATGCCCGATTTCCTCGCCTAACGTGAAGTTGACGCGATAGCCGACCTTACCCCCGAGGAGCGCAATGACGGGCCTTGGATACGGTGACCCAACCCATGTCGCGAACCCATCGAGCGTACTGATCTCCCGAGGAATCAGCAATATCAACACGCCGTTGCGCTCTGCTCGTTGCATGAGGTCTACCACTGGGACGTGAGGCGCGATGCCAAGGGCCGTTCGTGTTATCTGAGCGGCCTTTTCAGGTGATTCCTTGAGTCGCGGAAGATTGACTGGCACCTGTTTCAACTTCGCGCCCAAGAAGACCGCCAGTTCAAAGGCAACTGACGTTAATCCATGAGCATGTTGCCGCTCCGACTTGGAGAGTGCGGTGCGGGCACGATAGAGGAGCGCCCCCGAGGGGAACTCGTCAACGTGGGTCGGCTCGAAAAACGCGAGGCCAAACCCCGTCTGCTTAGCCAGGATTTTGAGATAGTCCGATGATGGCCGATAGAGATTGGCTTCCATCGAAGCGATTCCTGACTGTGTTGTGCCAATCCGTTCTGCAAGTTCTGTCTGAGTTAATCCGGCAATCTCACGCGCCAACTTTATCCGACTGCCTATCATCTGCCTCTTCTTCCGAATGTGTTGCCGAAACTGTTGGGGTCTCTCCGTCCATAGGAACGTCCCGATCTAGTTGACTTGAATCATCGCTCTCGGTTGCTACGGGGCCATCGCCTCCAACCAGGAGTGCTTCGATCTCTTGGTCTGCCAATGTTTCAGCCTGTGCGGCAGAAGCGGGTGTACGCTGCGAAGCGACCGGCTGCAAAATCGGATTCGTTACGGGCTCTTGCCAAGCAAGAACTACGTCCTGAGAACGTGCGCCCGCGACTTGCGGACACGCAAGCCACACATTTGCGATTCCAAATCCCGGACTGAAATCCCAGAGGACTAAGAGGTTCGTCTTAGAACCCGCAGGCTTACCATCGTCTCCGAGGTAACGGACAGACGCCTGATTGTAAAACTCTCTCCTGCGAGTAGACGTACCGCATCCCGGCGCTACGCCCTTCTTTCCTTTCAGAACTCGGAACGCAAAACCCCTGTAGTGAACAAGCAGACTGATAAGCGGCTCTGCGGCAAGACGAAATCTGCGCTCTTTCAACTCCGTAACCCGCAGCCCATTTTTTGCGAGATACCGCTTCGCCTGATCGCGCACGATCATCTCCCGAAGGTGCGGCTCAGGACTTTCCCCATCACAGTTTTGCTCGTAGTATTTGCGGCACACCGTCGCCCCAACATCTAGTGATTCATACAGTAGTCGCATTAACGATTCGACCTCGCCCATAACCTCCGAGAACGACGGTAATGGGTCTGGCTCCAGCGAGATCAACGAGAGTTTTTGCATACAGGTATGTTTTTATCATATTGGACAGAAATTCTCAAACTTTCTTCCAACTTTCCACGACCTTCACAATTCCGCTCTCGTGGGGAGGAAGTAATCCTCCCTGTCTTCGGACGCTTACCGTCCTTCGCCACCCTCCTCCAGCGGGGCGGTCCACCCTCCCCGCAACGGCCCTCCGGCAGAAACAAGCAACCGCAAAAGCCGCTAAGGGGGCTCTGCCCCGGCTCGCGCCCGCAAGGGGTTTCCCCATAATTTTTCTGCGAAAAATCACGCGATAAAACCGCGCCCTACGGGTGGGAGATACCCGCTCCCCTTGCAGTTGCTACCCCCCGCCTTCGCCAGGTGGCGTTCGGCATGTACATGCCGCGTTTCAACGCGGACGTGCAAGAGCCAGAACCCAAGGAGGAAGCACCCATGAACA from Edaphobacter paludis includes:
- a CDS encoding Eco57I restriction-modification methylase domain-containing protein, with translation MPIDRERSRQCLKAFDFRKLFLEELGWDKFSSKLVKQIDGVEYSFHAVAEKRGVVVLVADSIPDYAVRVKLDKLIAKDHFEHLIVFSDKAQGRQVWQWVRKETGKPTAVRTYHFSSHTASGQAGELLLQKLDNLVFTLEEEESIRTGTVTGRLKAFDVEKVTKKFYERFKTEHASFLGFIKGIPDKQMESWYASVMINRLMFLYFIQEKGFLNGDPDYLRNKLAESSARKPNAYYAEFLSPLFFQGFARKKADRSAATNKLLGEIPYLNGGLFQKHQIEEVHGKTIVIVDKAFEKLFDFFKEYNWHLDEREDHNDREINPDVLGYIFEKYINQKQMGAYYTKEDITEYISQNTIIPFLLDEARKGCAVAFTPEGSVWRLLRDDPDRYIHDAMKKGASLALPSDIEAGVHDVARRSGWNKTAPEEYALPTEIWREAIDRHQRYRAVKAKLAIGEVHEVNDLVTLNLNIRQFAQDAIQFSEGPELLRAIWKAIEKVSVLDPTCGSGAFLFAALNILKPLYEACLQRMRGFVEDLEAAGPHHPKKFEDFKSIITESQKHPRQDYFILKAIIVNNLFGVDIMEEAVEICKLRLFLKLVAQVESQDRIEPLPDIDFNIRAGNTLIGYTHYEDVEKAVEAKLDFGSALARIQDRALVLDSAVDVFRKQQTQLDGTVTAEDKMELRGRFSDLENELNDYLSGEYDVKKTGMKKWKETHKPFHWFCDFHRIMSAGGFDVIIGNPPWKEYAAIRQQYRLFGYVTEPCGNLHGMTTERAINLVREGGRVSFIVQLPLTSSSRMNTVRSLLRTSSSYISVIPFDDRPGKLFDGLQHCRSVVFTCRKDDRSPKFEVVSRYQRWPSEARSTLFSTLSFSLGNVEDSITRHFAKLGSPQARNVIEKLQSDTNGSFGLSLSSQKTSDFIFYQEATQYWIKATVGLPFYSKNGQTGAPAHGRYLSFRDSDAAHAANAILNSSLFYLYFIVFGDCFHLSDTLVSNFPTPPSALTDPRLVALNKKLLEDLNRNATTKTITTKDDDSISYAEFSTGPSKPIIDQIDRVMAAHYGLTGDELDFIINYDFKFRLGADVDEA
- a CDS encoding XRE family transcriptional regulator, translating into MIGSRIKLAREIAGLTQTELAERIGTTQSGIASMEANLYRPSSDYLKILAKQTGFGLAFFEPTHVDEFPSGALLYRARTALSKSERQHAHGLTSVAFELAVFLGAKLKQVPVNLPRLKESPEKAAQITRTALGIAPHVPVVDLMQRAERNGVLILLIPREISTLDGFATWVGSPYPRPVIALLGGKVGYRVNFTLGEEIGHLVLHSPLTVSVVEADNQARAFAQELLLPKEAMLEEMRGPITLTNLATLKPRWNVSLQMLIRRASDLKLITPNQYRYLNQQVRTSGWTQLEPGDENIPQPKPRLMRKMAELRYGNPIDLAKLSGETGIPLHTVAELLGVEAPKRRGRVLDFKPRAQ